The Nitrogeniibacter aestuarii genome has a window encoding:
- the pgsA gene encoding CDP-diacylglycerol--glycerol-3-phosphate 3-phosphatidyltransferase, which yields MSLNIPNTLTWARILLIPVIVGAYYMPDSILPVVDKNLLATSVFIVAAVTDWFDGYLARRLGQTSAFGAFLDPVADKLMVAAALIMLVQLGRVDAIVAVIIIGREITISALREWMARVGASASVAVAFIGKLKTAAQMTAIPLLLYNAPLLSVDTRPAGLVLIYVAAALTLWSMGYYLRKALPLLQERETR from the coding sequence ATGTCACTGAACATCCCCAACACCCTCACGTGGGCGCGCATCCTCCTCATTCCGGTGATCGTTGGCGCCTACTACATGCCCGATTCGATCCTGCCGGTCGTTGACAAGAACCTGTTGGCGACATCGGTTTTCATTGTGGCGGCGGTCACCGACTGGTTTGACGGGTATCTCGCGCGCAGGCTCGGTCAAACGTCTGCCTTTGGCGCTTTTCTCGATCCGGTCGCTGACAAGCTGATGGTGGCAGCGGCGCTGATCATGCTGGTGCAGTTGGGGCGGGTCGATGCCATCGTTGCCGTCATCATCATCGGTCGCGAAATCACCATCTCGGCGCTGCGGGAATGGATGGCACGCGTCGGCGCGTCGGCCAGCGTGGCCGTGGCGTTCATTGGAAAACTGAAAACCGCAGCTCAGATGACAGCCATTCCGCTCCTTCTGTATAATGCGCCCCTTCTTTCGGTCGATACCCGGCCGGCGGGACTTGTGCTGATCTATGTGGCAGCTGCCTTGACTCTGTGGTCCATGGGCTACTATTTGAGGAAAGCATTGCCACTTCTTCAGGAACGAGAAACACGGTAA
- a CDS encoding Tex family protein, which yields MPASLEHRIATELNVAERQVAAAIRLIDEGATVPFIARYRKEVTGGLDDTQLRHLDDRLGYMRELDDRRASILESIDSQGKLDPALRAQIEAADTKQRLEDLYLPYKPKRRTKAQIAREAGLAPLADALLSDPGLDPEAVAKDYLNPDAGIEDTKAALDGARQILVEQFSEDAQLLDTLRAYLSDHGRVVSKVVDGQETAGAKFRDWFDFAEALNAIPSHRFLALLRGRNEGVLRLSIELPEVPEPGQLGPCEGRIARHFGIRNEGRPADRWLLDTARWAWTVKLSVHLELELMNAARERAEEEAIAVFARNLKDLLLAAPAGPRATLGLDPGLRTGVKVAVVDNTGKLLETATIYPHEPRRDWDGSLATLARLVKTHGVDLIAIGNGTASRETDKLAAELVGHMADARLTKVMVSEAGASVYSASQLAADEFPDLDVSLRGAVSIARRLQDPLAELVKIDPKSIGVGQYQHDVNQSRLARMLDAVVEDCVNAVGVDVNTASAALLTRISGLNRTLAENIVAHRDAHGAFADRKALKAVPRLGDKTFEQAAGFLRVMNGSNPLDASAVHPEAYPVVERILADLKRNVREIMGDSKAIKALDPRRYADETFGEPTVRDILQELDKPGRDPRPAFKTASFKDGVDKLTDLAEGMMLEGVVTNVTNFGAFVDVGVHQDGLVHVSMLADRFVKDPHTVVKAGDVVKVKVLEVDVQRKRISLTMRMDATPERKRNEARRDNGAPAARQKRGDDRSKGREPAGSMAAALSRALRK from the coding sequence ATGCCAGCCAGCCTTGAACACCGCATTGCCACCGAACTGAATGTGGCCGAACGCCAGGTCGCCGCAGCGATCCGCCTGATTGACGAAGGCGCGACGGTCCCCTTCATTGCCCGTTATCGGAAGGAAGTCACCGGCGGACTCGACGACACCCAGTTGCGTCATCTCGACGATCGCCTGGGCTACATGCGCGAACTTGACGATCGACGCGCAAGCATCCTCGAATCCATCGACAGCCAGGGAAAGCTCGATCCCGCGCTCAGAGCCCAGATCGAGGCCGCTGACACCAAGCAACGCCTTGAAGACCTCTATCTGCCCTACAAACCCAAGCGCCGCACCAAGGCTCAGATCGCCCGGGAAGCAGGCCTGGCCCCGCTCGCCGATGCCTTGTTGAGCGACCCAGGCCTCGATCCCGAGGCCGTGGCCAAGGACTACCTCAACCCGGACGCCGGGATCGAGGACACCAAGGCGGCCCTCGACGGTGCCCGCCAGATTCTGGTCGAACAGTTCAGCGAAGACGCACAGTTGCTCGACACCCTTCGCGCCTACCTGTCCGATCATGGTCGCGTTGTCTCCAAGGTCGTCGACGGGCAGGAAACGGCCGGCGCGAAATTCCGCGACTGGTTCGACTTTGCCGAAGCGCTCAATGCCATCCCCTCACATCGCTTTCTCGCACTGCTTCGAGGGCGCAACGAAGGCGTGCTGAGACTGTCGATCGAACTTCCCGAGGTGCCCGAACCCGGTCAGCTGGGGCCGTGCGAGGGGCGCATCGCCCGTCATTTCGGCATCCGCAACGAAGGGCGGCCGGCGGATCGATGGCTGCTCGACACGGCCCGATGGGCGTGGACCGTGAAGCTCTCCGTCCATCTTGAGCTTGAATTGATGAACGCCGCCCGCGAGCGGGCAGAAGAAGAGGCCATCGCCGTCTTTGCCCGCAACCTCAAGGACCTGTTGCTCGCTGCACCTGCCGGCCCCCGGGCAACGCTCGGTCTCGATCCCGGGCTGCGCACAGGGGTGAAAGTTGCCGTCGTCGACAACACCGGCAAGTTGCTCGAGACCGCCACCATCTATCCGCATGAACCCCGTCGCGACTGGGACGGTAGCCTCGCGACCCTCGCCAGACTCGTCAAGACGCATGGTGTCGACCTGATTGCGATCGGCAATGGCACCGCGTCTCGCGAAACAGACAAACTCGCCGCCGAACTGGTCGGCCATATGGCCGACGCACGGCTGACCAAGGTCATGGTCTCTGAGGCGGGGGCGTCGGTGTATTCCGCCTCGCAACTGGCAGCCGACGAATTTCCGGACCTGGACGTGAGCCTTCGTGGCGCCGTTTCCATTGCCCGCCGACTTCAGGACCCGTTGGCGGAGCTGGTCAAGATCGACCCCAAATCCATCGGCGTTGGTCAGTACCAGCACGACGTCAATCAAAGTCGCCTGGCGCGCATGCTCGACGCCGTCGTCGAAGATTGCGTCAATGCTGTCGGTGTCGACGTCAATACGGCCTCCGCCGCCCTGCTCACCCGGATTTCCGGTCTGAACCGCACGCTGGCCGAGAACATCGTTGCCCATCGGGATGCCCATGGCGCGTTCGCCGACCGGAAAGCGCTCAAGGCCGTTCCCCGTCTGGGTGACAAGACATTCGAACAGGCAGCGGGCTTTTTGCGGGTCATGAACGGCAGCAACCCGCTGGACGCCTCGGCGGTTCACCCCGAGGCCTACCCGGTTGTCGAACGCATTCTTGCCGACCTCAAACGTAACGTGCGTGAGATCATGGGCGACTCGAAGGCCATCAAGGCCCTCGACCCGCGTCGTTATGCGGACGAAACCTTCGGCGAGCCGACGGTGAGGGACATTCTCCAGGAACTCGACAAGCCCGGCCGCGATCCGCGCCCGGCCTTCAAGACCGCCAGTTTCAAGGACGGCGTCGACAAACTGACCGACCTGGCCGAAGGCATGATGCTCGAAGGTGTGGTGACCAACGTCACCAACTTCGGTGCCTTCGTGGACGTGGGCGTCCACCAGGACGGTCTGGTCCATGTATCCATGCTGGCTGACCGCTTTGTGAAAGACCCGCACACTGTCGTCAAGGCAGGCGACGTGGTGAAAGTGAAAGTGCTTGAAGTCGACGTGCAACGCAAGCGCATTTCACTCACCATGCGTATGGATGCCACGCCCGAGCGCAAACGCAACGAAGCGCGCCGCGACAACGGTGCTCCAGCCGCACGACAGAAACGTGGCGATGATCGTAGCAAGGGCCGCGAGCCCGCAGGCAGCATGGCCGCCGCACTGTCCAGAGCCCTCAGGAAGTAA
- a CDS encoding alkaline phosphatase family protein, translated as MTDSFLNLPGTVAPDYQGNSLLNLVISLATTVGRARNSLFAAPSCEDLGDLKQARNTVFLIIDGMGAMDVARRGSGSFMADHGKGRLTSVFPSTTACAVTTSLCGLAPAAHGLTGWYVRDDRFGGILAPLPMQRRDGLPLSGWWKMQRLFAYPSIFQLMKCRSVMVSHEHILGSPFNMRHSRGVARRYGYRSVDEMVATIVTAVRDLGSRGGFVHAYHADYDALAHTHGIGSLQCTEHFERLNEALNRISRALAGSDTALVVTADHGFIDSPPEQQVCLNDYPQLMMHLDGPLWGERRVAYALVRAGREASFAQDFAQALGDRFFLLHSNDIVDAGLFGPASKPNPRLRERVGDFTILGKGDWSIHDRVENERSHAMIGMHAGVSADEMLIPRVVAYC; from the coding sequence ATGACCGACTCTTTCCTGAATCTACCCGGCACGGTAGCGCCCGATTACCAAGGCAACAGCCTGTTGAATCTGGTCATTTCGCTGGCCACCACGGTTGGCAGAGCAAGGAACAGTTTGTTCGCGGCGCCATCGTGTGAAGATCTCGGTGATCTGAAGCAGGCCAGGAACACTGTTTTTCTCATCATCGATGGCATGGGGGCCATGGATGTTGCAAGACGTGGTTCGGGCAGTTTCATGGCTGATCATGGCAAAGGGCGGCTCACATCGGTCTTTCCTTCCACCACGGCCTGCGCCGTCACCACTTCACTGTGCGGGCTTGCGCCAGCGGCTCACGGCCTGACTGGCTGGTATGTGCGCGATGATCGTTTCGGGGGCATTCTGGCGCCACTGCCCATGCAGCGGCGTGACGGCCTGCCCCTGTCGGGCTGGTGGAAAATGCAACGGCTGTTCGCCTATCCGAGCATCTTCCAGCTGATGAAGTGCCGCTCCGTGATGGTCAGTCACGAACATATTCTTGGTTCGCCGTTCAATATGCGTCACTCGCGGGGTGTGGCTCGTCGCTACGGTTATCGCTCGGTCGATGAAATGGTAGCGACTATCGTGACGGCGGTCCGAGATCTCGGAAGCAGAGGCGGCTTTGTGCATGCGTATCATGCCGACTACGATGCGCTGGCTCACACGCATGGCATCGGGTCGCTCCAGTGCACTGAACACTTCGAGCGCCTGAACGAGGCGCTGAATCGAATCTCCAGGGCGTTGGCGGGGAGCGATACAGCCTTGGTGGTGACGGCAGATCACGGATTCATTGATTCACCACCTGAGCAGCAGGTTTGTCTCAACGACTATCCCCAATTGATGATGCACCTCGATGGTCCCTTGTGGGGCGAACGGCGCGTTGCGTATGCGCTTGTCAGAGCGGGGCGTGAAGCGTCGTTTGCTCAAGATTTCGCGCAAGCACTGGGGGATCGATTCTTTCTGCTGCATTCAAACGACATCGTGGATGCTGGGCTTTTCGGACCAGCCAGCAAGCCAAATCCACGCCTGCGTGAGCGCGTTGGGGATTTCACCATTTTGGGTAAGGGCGACTGGTCGATTCATGATCGTGTCGAGAACGAACGAAGCCATGCCATGATCGGCATGCACGCGGGCGTGTCCGCTGATGAAATGCTGATCCCGAGAGTCGTGGCGTACTGCTAG
- the uvrC gene encoding excinuclease ABC subunit UvrC: MSEFDAKAFLKGVPDDPGVYRMIGPDDVVLYVGKAKNLKKRVSSYFRDKVSSPRIAMMVSQIVRVEITTTRSEAEALILENNLIKSLAPRYNILFRDDKSYPYITLTAHEFPRLAFHRGGFAKGAKYFGPFPGSVAVRESIHLLQKVFKLRTCENAVFNNRSRPCLLHQINRCTAPCVDEISKSDYDADVRLATLFLQGRTSEVVNDLTRKMHAASDALAFEAAGAFRDQIRAVQQVLHRQYVDSGKEEDVDILIAVAEAGQVCVNLAMVRGGRHLGDRPQLPSGANDCPVEDALLAFVEQHYANLPMPSRIVTTISPAKVRAVLEELGKHATVVAPRVEIEKGWVEMAERNAEVTIRARLAASDRSQNRLDALQLALELPEPPARIECFDISHTMGEATVASCVVCENGVMKRSEYRRYNIKDITPGDDYAAMRQVLTRRYEKVASGEGVRPDLVLIDGGRGQLAMGVDVFAELGLEDLPSVGVAKGEGRKPGLESLIFADGRPPLHLDPTSAALHLVQEIRDEAHRFAITGHRAKRGKARIGSKLEHIPGVGPARRRKLLASFGGLDGVKAATIEDLCRVDGISRTLAELIHAELSRG, translated from the coding sequence ATGAGTGAATTCGACGCCAAAGCCTTTCTGAAAGGCGTACCGGACGATCCCGGCGTTTATCGCATGATCGGCCCGGACGATGTTGTCCTTTACGTGGGTAAGGCGAAGAACCTGAAAAAACGCGTTTCTTCGTATTTTCGAGACAAGGTATCGAGCCCTCGAATCGCGATGATGGTGTCCCAGATTGTGCGTGTCGAGATCACCACCACGCGCTCCGAAGCTGAGGCACTGATTCTTGAAAACAACCTGATCAAGTCACTCGCGCCGCGTTACAACATTCTTTTTCGCGACGACAAGAGCTATCCGTACATTACGCTGACCGCCCACGAGTTTCCGCGTCTGGCGTTTCACCGCGGCGGCTTTGCGAAAGGGGCCAAGTATTTTGGGCCTTTTCCTGGCAGTGTCGCGGTGCGCGAAAGCATTCATCTGCTTCAAAAAGTCTTCAAGCTGCGCACGTGCGAAAACGCTGTCTTCAACAACCGCTCTCGTCCGTGTCTGCTCCATCAGATCAACCGCTGTACTGCGCCCTGTGTGGATGAAATATCCAAATCGGACTACGACGCCGACGTGCGTTTGGCTACGCTTTTTCTGCAGGGGCGGACGTCCGAAGTTGTCAATGATCTGACCCGAAAGATGCATGCCGCCTCCGATGCGCTTGCATTCGAAGCAGCGGGGGCGTTCAGGGATCAGATACGGGCTGTGCAGCAAGTCTTGCATCGGCAGTACGTCGACAGCGGCAAGGAAGAGGATGTCGATATTCTCATCGCTGTGGCCGAGGCAGGGCAGGTGTGTGTCAATCTCGCCATGGTGCGTGGCGGTCGGCATCTGGGGGATCGTCCTCAACTACCTTCGGGGGCGAACGATTGCCCCGTTGAAGATGCTTTGCTCGCCTTCGTCGAACAGCACTATGCCAATTTGCCAATGCCGTCGCGGATTGTCACCACCATCTCGCCGGCCAAGGTGCGGGCTGTGCTGGAAGAGCTGGGCAAGCATGCCACGGTCGTCGCACCGCGCGTCGAGATAGAGAAGGGCTGGGTTGAAATGGCGGAGCGCAACGCCGAGGTGACGATTCGCGCACGTCTCGCGGCTTCGGATCGCAGCCAGAATCGCCTCGATGCGTTGCAGCTGGCCCTTGAGCTGCCCGAGCCACCGGCGCGAATCGAGTGTTTCGACATCAGCCACACCATGGGTGAGGCCACCGTGGCCTCATGTGTTGTGTGCGAAAACGGGGTCATGAAACGTAGCGAGTATCGACGCTACAACATCAAGGACATCACTCCGGGCGACGACTACGCCGCAATGCGCCAGGTGCTGACACGGCGTTACGAAAAGGTCGCCAGCGGCGAAGGGGTAAGGCCTGATCTGGTGCTTATCGACGGTGGACGCGGGCAGTTGGCCATGGGCGTTGACGTGTTTGCCGAACTGGGCCTGGAAGATCTTCCCAGTGTGGGTGTGGCGAAAGGGGAAGGGCGCAAGCCGGGTCTGGAATCCCTGATTTTCGCCGACGGTCGTCCGCCGCTGCATCTCGACCCCACGTCTGCAGCATTGCACCTCGTGCAGGAGATTCGCGACGAAGCGCACCGCTTCGCGATTACCGGGCATCGCGCAAAGCGGGGCAAGGCGCGAATCGGGTCCAAACTCGAGCATATTCCCGGTGTCGGTCCGGCCCGGCGCCGCAAGCTGCTGGCCTCGTTTGGCGGGCTGGATGGCGTCAAGGCTGCAACGATCGAAGACTTGTGTCGTGTCGATGGCATCAGTCGAACCCTGGCCGAACTGATTCACGCAGAACTGTCACGCGGCTGA
- a CDS encoding tetratricopeptide repeat protein, whose product MSAFSFDVSAIDFDEKVVAASHQQPVLVDFWASWCGPCRNLKPILEKLADEMGGAFLLAKVDTEAEPELAAQYGVRGIPDVRAFVGGQMVDGFTGALPEGQVRAFIDRLAPSPAAQQLQAAVECLNANDGARALDYLKEAVKVAPDDVNAWLMLIEVLIGEGHLEDAEQLIPAIEPKVDDKAQIAALRARLDMARGSATSEEDLAALATKLEANPDDLDARLELADACIARHRWEQALGQLLWVVQKDRQFKDEAARKKMIQIFALPEVDPSLVRRFRSALSSTLNC is encoded by the coding sequence ATGTCTGCATTCAGCTTCGACGTTTCGGCCATCGATTTCGACGAGAAAGTCGTTGCCGCCTCCCATCAGCAACCCGTGCTGGTCGATTTCTGGGCATCGTGGTGCGGCCCCTGCCGAAATCTGAAACCAATTCTTGAAAAACTGGCCGATGAAATGGGGGGTGCGTTCCTTCTCGCCAAAGTCGACACCGAAGCGGAACCGGAGCTGGCTGCCCAGTACGGCGTCCGCGGCATTCCGGATGTCCGAGCTTTCGTCGGCGGCCAGATGGTCGATGGCTTCACCGGTGCGCTGCCCGAAGGCCAGGTGCGGGCCTTCATCGATCGCTTGGCACCCTCCCCGGCGGCACAGCAACTCCAGGCGGCTGTCGAATGCCTGAACGCCAACGACGGCGCCAGAGCACTCGACTACCTCAAGGAAGCCGTCAAGGTCGCGCCCGACGATGTCAATGCCTGGCTCATGCTCATTGAGGTCCTCATTGGCGAAGGCCACCTGGAAGATGCCGAACAACTCATTCCGGCGATCGAGCCCAAGGTGGACGACAAGGCGCAGATTGCTGCCTTGCGCGCCCGGCTGGACATGGCCCGGGGCAGTGCCACCTCCGAGGAAGACCTGGCAGCACTGGCCACGAAGCTCGAAGCCAACCCGGACGATCTGGACGCGCGACTGGAACTGGCCGATGCCTGCATTGCACGTCACCGCTGGGAGCAAGCCCTGGGGCAGTTACTGTGGGTGGTTCAGAAGGATCGACAGTTCAAGGACGAAGCCGCCCGCAAGAAGATGATTCAGATCTTCGCGCTACCCGAGGTCGATCCGTCGCTGGTACGCCGCTTCCGCAGCGCGCTGTCTTCAACCCTCAATTGTTGA
- the minE gene encoding cell division topological specificity factor MinE yields MSLLSMLFGSKPKTASMAKERLQLIIAREHGDDSGPDFLPALQQELIQVISKYVKVNPEDIKVQLEKQDNYEVLEVNIVLADQDK; encoded by the coding sequence ATGTCGCTGCTCAGCATGCTGTTCGGCAGCAAACCCAAGACAGCCTCCATGGCCAAGGAGCGCCTGCAGCTCATCATTGCCCGTGAGCACGGCGATGACAGCGGCCCTGATTTCCTGCCCGCGCTCCAGCAGGAGCTGATTCAGGTCATCTCCAAGTACGTGAAGGTCAATCCCGAGGACATCAAGGTCCAGCTCGAGAAGCAGGACAACTACGAAGTGCTCGAAGTCAATATCGTGCTCGCGGACCAGGACAAGTAA
- a CDS encoding ArsC family reductase codes for MSGETMVKIYGIRNCDTMKKALGWLDTHGVDYVFHDYKKQGIDADTIHRWLDQTERTVLVNTRGTTWRKLPPAEQNIDTDEAAIALMVANPSLIKRPVLATAKGLLVGFKADAYAEHFGV; via the coding sequence ATGTCTGGAGAAACCATGGTCAAGATCTACGGCATCCGCAATTGCGACACCATGAAAAAAGCGCTCGGCTGGCTGGACACCCACGGCGTCGACTACGTGTTTCATGACTACAAGAAACAAGGCATCGACGCGGATACGATTCATCGCTGGCTCGATCAGACCGAGCGCACCGTACTGGTCAACACCCGTGGCACAACCTGGCGAAAGCTGCCACCAGCCGAGCAGAACATCGATACTGATGAAGCTGCCATTGCGCTGATGGTCGCAAATCCCAGCCTGATCAAGCGTCCGGTGCTTGCCACCGCCAAAGGGCTGCTCGTTGGTTTCAAGGCCGACGCGTATGCCGAACATTTCGGAGTCTGA
- the hslO gene encoding Hsp33 family molecular chaperone HslO, with protein sequence MLKEDSFVQRFLFDDLDIRGAFVQLNDAWRKMVEGRQYARPVRTVLGEMAAVASIMTGNLKQPGRLTFQMQGHGPLSLLVVDCTETLNIRGYAKGEDVPSDGALPAMVGDGRLLLTYEVNDQQQPYQSYVPVEGETIAAVFEHYLALSEQQPAVLALACNGDAAAGLFLQKLPDADKRDEDGWARITQLAGTVKPDELLSLDTETLLTRLFHEEQVRVFEPRPVIHHWPMDPEKIESMLLSLGRDEVQSILDEQGMIEIHDDLSNHTYRYDADDIEALFQGHIPPTRH encoded by the coding sequence ATGCTCAAGGAAGACAGCTTCGTACAACGTTTCCTGTTCGATGACCTCGACATCCGCGGCGCTTTCGTTCAGCTCAACGACGCCTGGCGCAAGATGGTCGAAGGCCGTCAGTACGCGCGACCGGTGCGTACGGTGCTGGGTGAAATGGCCGCCGTCGCGAGCATCATGACCGGCAATCTCAAACAACCAGGGCGATTGACCTTCCAGATGCAGGGCCATGGGCCGCTGAGCCTGCTGGTTGTCGATTGCACGGAGACGCTCAACATCCGCGGCTACGCCAAGGGTGAGGACGTCCCCAGCGATGGCGCGCTGCCCGCCATGGTCGGCGACGGTCGCTTGCTGCTCACCTACGAGGTCAATGACCAGCAGCAGCCGTATCAGAGTTATGTGCCGGTCGAGGGCGAAACCATTGCCGCCGTCTTCGAGCACTATCTGGCCCTGTCGGAACAGCAGCCGGCCGTGCTCGCCCTCGCCTGCAATGGCGACGCTGCCGCCGGGCTCTTTCTGCAAAAGCTTCCTGACGCCGACAAACGCGACGAAGACGGCTGGGCACGCATCACTCAGCTTGCCGGTACGGTCAAGCCGGACGAACTGCTTTCCCTCGACACCGAAACCCTGCTGACCCGGCTCTTTCATGAAGAACAGGTTCGTGTTTTCGAGCCGCGCCCGGTCATTCACCACTGGCCGATGGACCCTGAAAAGATCGAAAGCATGCTGTTGAGCCTCGGACGCGATGAAGTGCAGTCCATCCTCGACGAACAGGGCATGATCGAGATACATGACGACCTGTCGAACCACACCTACCGCTACGACGCCGACGACATCGAGGCGCTCTTTCAAGGTCACATCCCGCCGACCCGGCACTAG
- the minD gene encoding septum site-determining protein MinD gives MTRVIVVTSGKGGVGKTTTSAAFASGLALRGFKTAVIDFDVGLRNLDLIMGCERRVVYDLINVIQGDAKLTQALIKDKHCENLYVLPASQTRDKDALTEEGVETVLKELEHQGFDYIVCDSPAGIERGAVMALTFADEAIVTTNPEVSSVRDSDRILGILQSKSKRAREGGEPVKEHLLITRYSAKRVEEGEMLSYKDVQELLRVNLLGVIPESESVLHASNQGMPAIHIKGSDVSDAYQDVVARFLGEDRPLRFVSYEKPGILKRLFGGN, from the coding sequence GTGACCCGAGTCATCGTTGTAACGTCCGGCAAGGGCGGCGTCGGCAAGACCACCACCAGCGCAGCATTTGCCTCCGGCCTTGCGCTGCGCGGCTTCAAGACGGCCGTGATCGACTTTGACGTCGGTCTTCGCAATCTGGACCTCATCATGGGCTGTGAGCGCCGCGTGGTGTACGACCTGATCAACGTGATCCAGGGCGACGCCAAGCTGACCCAGGCGCTGATCAAGGACAAGCACTGCGAAAACCTCTACGTGCTGCCGGCCTCCCAGACCCGTGACAAGGACGCACTGACCGAAGAAGGCGTTGAAACCGTGCTCAAGGAGCTCGAACACCAGGGTTTCGACTACATCGTCTGCGACTCCCCCGCCGGTATCGAACGTGGCGCCGTCATGGCCCTTACCTTCGCCGACGAAGCCATTGTCACGACCAACCCGGAAGTGTCTTCGGTGCGTGACTCGGACCGCATTCTCGGTATTCTGCAATCGAAATCAAAACGCGCCCGTGAGGGCGGTGAGCCGGTGAAAGAGCATCTACTCATTACCCGCTACTCCGCCAAGCGTGTCGAGGAAGGCGAAATGCTGTCGTACAAAGACGTTCAGGAGCTGCTTCGCGTCAACCTGCTGGGCGTCATTCCTGAATCCGAATCCGTGCTTCATGCATCCAACCAGGGCATGCCGGCCATTCATATCAAGGGCTCCGACGTCTCCGACGCCTACCAGGATGTGGTTGCCCGCTTCCTCGGTGAAGACCGGCCGCTTCGCTTCGTCTCTTACGAGAAGCCTGGCATCCTGAAGCGTCTGTTTGGAGGAAATTGA
- a CDS encoding DUF1178 family protein, giving the protein MIVLNLQCEASHPFEGWFASSDAFASQQERGLVECPVCGSTLIHRTPSAPYVARSKPGPAQPQHDPRALVAQFVSHLREAASKAEDVGASFAQEARKIHYGDAPDRSIRGQASGDEIGDLIDEGINVLPVLPDKEDLH; this is encoded by the coding sequence GTGATCGTGCTGAATCTCCAATGCGAAGCATCACATCCTTTCGAGGGCTGGTTTGCCTCATCGGACGCGTTCGCTTCGCAACAGGAACGCGGACTCGTTGAATGCCCGGTGTGCGGCAGCACGCTGATTCATCGAACGCCGAGCGCGCCCTATGTGGCGCGCAGCAAACCGGGCCCGGCCCAGCCTCAGCACGACCCGCGAGCCTTGGTCGCGCAGTTCGTATCCCATCTGCGCGAAGCAGCGAGCAAGGCGGAGGATGTGGGCGCCTCGTTCGCCCAGGAAGCGCGCAAGATTCATTACGGCGACGCGCCTGACCGCAGTATCCGCGGGCAGGCATCCGGTGACGAAATAGGCGACTTGATTGACGAGGGCATCAACGTTCTGCCCGTGCTTCCAGACAAGGAAGATCTGCATTAG
- the minC gene encoding septum site-determining protein MinC, whose amino-acid sequence MKDAANTRPIEFKGATLGVMTARLRDIDPMRLADAMHTMLGGMPDFFNLEATILDFSGLTTPPDSVDWASLASLLRRYRLQPVAATHVPDHLVDGAKRIGLAVLDDDALAAAPRQTPPAAPVPAPEPAPVAAPPTTPIQAGTMIVDRPLRSGQQVYAKGGDLILLGGVSHGAEVIADGNVHCYGPLRGRAIAGAQGNTQARIISTDFGPELIAIAGVFRTFEKGIPESVAGKAAQARLSGEGDNQSLTMNALQTA is encoded by the coding sequence ATGAAGGACGCCGCGAACACCAGACCCATAGAATTCAAGGGTGCGACCCTGGGGGTCATGACCGCGCGACTGCGCGATATCGACCCGATGCGTCTGGCCGATGCCATGCACACCATGCTCGGTGGCATGCCCGACTTCTTCAATCTCGAAGCCACCATACTCGACTTTTCCGGCCTGACCACCCCGCCGGACAGCGTGGACTGGGCCTCGCTCGCCAGCCTGCTGCGACGCTATCGTCTGCAGCCAGTGGCCGCAACCCATGTGCCCGACCATCTCGTCGACGGCGCCAAGCGCATTGGGCTGGCCGTCCTCGATGACGACGCCCTCGCAGCCGCACCGCGCCAGACGCCACCGGCTGCACCTGTCCCGGCGCCCGAGCCCGCCCCCGTCGCCGCACCACCGACTACACCGATCCAGGCGGGCACGATGATCGTCGACCGCCCGTTGCGCTCCGGCCAGCAGGTCTATGCCAAAGGCGGCGACCTGATCCTGCTCGGCGGTGTCAGCCATGGCGCTGAAGTGATTGCAGACGGCAATGTGCATTGCTACGGCCCGCTGCGTGGCCGTGCCATCGCCGGTGCTCAAGGCAACACGCAAGCCCGCATCATCTCGACCGATTTCGGCCCGGAACTGATCGCCATCGCGGGGGTGTTCCGCACCTTCGAAAAAGGCATTCCTGAATCGGTCGCCGGCAAGGCGGCGCAGGCCCGCCTGAGCGGTGAAGGCGACAATCAATCATTGACCATGAATGCGCTGCAAACAGCGTAA